The proteins below come from a single Malus sylvestris chromosome 3, drMalSylv7.2, whole genome shotgun sequence genomic window:
- the LOC126616753 gene encoding uncharacterized protein LOC126616753 — MSGPSDRRFDLNLVEEAAPPSPDNIWRPSFVSPTGPLTVGDSVMKNDMTAAVVARNLLTPKDNRLLSKRSDELAVKDSLALSVQCAGSVSNMAQRLFARTRQVESLAAEVMSLKQEIRGLKHENKQLHRLAHDYATNMKRKLDQMKESDGQVLLDHQRFVGLFQRHLLPSSSRAVPRNEAPNDQPLMPPPSRVLSSTEAPNDPPPVPSFSGALPTAETSPKQPL, encoded by the coding sequence atgtctggcccctccgaccgtcgttttgacttgaaccttgttgaagaggcagccccgccttctccagacaacatatggcgcccatccttcgtctcccctactggtcctcttaccgttggggattccgtgatgaagaatgatatgaccgctgcggtagtggccaggaaccttctcactcccaaagataacagactactttccaaacggtctgatgagttggctgttaaggattctctggctctcagtgttcagtgtgcaggttctgtgtctaatatggcccaacgcctatttgctcgaacccgccaagttgaatcattggcggctgaagtgatgagtctcaaacaagagattagagggctcaagcatgagaataaacagttgcaccggctcgcacatgactatgctacaaacatgaagaggaagcttgaccagatgaaggaatctgatggtcaggttttacttgatcatcagagatttgtgggtttgttccaaaggcatttattgccttcgtcttctagggctgtaccgcgtaatgaagctccaaatgatcaacctctgatgcctcctccttctagggttttgtccagtactgaggctccgaatgatccccctccggtgccttctttttctggggctctaccgactgctgagacttctcctaagcaacctttgtga
- the LOC126616755 gene encoding protein SEED AND ROOT HAIR PROTECTIVE PROTEIN-like — protein MALTSRFLFATSSSMLLFSLLAIASATDYSSGAPKPKVDEHPKLPKVDMPKLPNVGKPKPEVYTKLKPQTIDIQGLVLCRSGLQSFPIKGAVVRITCLAEDEQGYETAPFSILSGATDAKGYFISTLSPSQLGDKWKLTECKAFLDYSPLETCKVPTDVNQGITGHLLSSYRTLSAKNIKLYSVGPFFCSSKPKPVPNGGY, from the exons ATGGCTCTCACCTCCCGTTTCCTCTTTGCCACCTCCTCCTCCATGCTTCTCTTCTCATTGCTAGCCATTGCCTCTGCTACAGATTATAGCTCCGGTGCGCCTAAGCCAAAGGTTGATGAGCATCCAAAACTTCCAAAGGTTGATATGCCAAAATTACCGAATGTCGGAAAACCAAAACCAGAAGTATATACAAAGCTAAAACCTCAGACCATTGATATTCAGGGGCTGGTTTTGTGCAGATCAGGCCTTCAAAGCTTCCCAATTAAAG GAGCTGTGGTAAGGATTACATGTTTGGCTGAGGATGAACAAGGTTACGAGACTGCTCCTTTCTCCATATTGAGTGGTGCAACTGATGCAAAGGGTTACTTCATCTCAACGTTGTCGCCGTCGCAGCTTGGAGACAAGTGGAAGCTCACAGAGTGCAAGGCGTTTCTCGATTATTCTCCATTGGAGACCTGCAAAGTCCCTACTGACGTTAACCAAGGAATTACTGGTCATCTGCTTTCTTCTTATCGTACCCTCAGTGCCAAGAACATCAAGCTGTACTCTGTTGGGCCTTTCTTCTGCAGCTCAAAACCTAAACCAGTTCCTAATGGTGGCTATTAA